The sequence GTTTATAATAAATGCCACTGTGAATCACACCACTATTATGACCCGTTTGATGCATGGCAACTTCCTTCTCTTTTTCAAGGACAAGAATTTTTTTATTAGGATGTTGCAACGTTAATTTATATGCCGTAGCAAGGCCAACAATGCCTCCGCCTACGATAATGATGTCGAAATTATTTTCCATAAATGTTGAGCAAATGTACCAAATTATCACTGGATTTTGCTTTATATTTACAGCACTTTAATACGACATTTACAACTCTTGACCATGCGTGATAACAAGGAGATCCTATTTTAAGCAAAGCTTCAAATACTATGTGTATCTTTCTGCGCAACGCATTTTTCTATGCCTCCTATGTCTCTATGTGTTTTAAATTTATCACGATAATATTTAAATAGTTAATAATGAAAATAATCTGCATCGGCCGCAATTACGCTGAACACGCCAAAGAACTTAAAAACGAACTTCCAACGGAACCTGTTTTCTTTATGAAACCAGACACCGCGCTGTTAAAGGAAGAAGACTTTTATTTGCCAGATTTTACAAATGACCTGCACCATGAAATTGAGTTGGTTATTAAGATCAGCAAAGCCGGAAAACACATTGAAGAGCAATTTGCACATAAGTACTACAATGAAATTGGTATTGGAATAGATTTCACCGCTCGTGATTTGCAAACCAAAGCCAAAGAAAAAGGACTCCCGTGGGAAAAAGCAAAGGCCTTTGATAACAGCGCTCCTATTGGAAAATTTATAGATAAAGGAAAATTGAATCTTGAAAATATTAATTTTGAATTGAAAGTTAATGGGCAATCAAAACAAATTGGCCATTCTAAAGACCTCATTTTTTCTTTCGATAAAGTTATTAGTTATGTTTCTAAATTTATAACTCTAAAAGTAGGCGATCTTATTTACACGGGCACTCCTGAAGGGGTAGGGCAGGTGAAGATCGGCGACAAACTGGAAGGGTTTTTAGAGGGTGAGAGTTTTTTAAAATTACAGGTAAAATAAAATCAGCATGTTCGCATTTTGTTTTGATCAAGAGCTGATAAAAAAAAGTCCCTGAAACATGAATTCAGGGACTTTTTTTCACTGGTCCATCAGGAGTGGGAGCCATTCATGGCTGTTGGCTTATCATCAGATACCGACGTTCCTGCGCCACTTATAAACGAAAAGAGATCCTGATTTAAACGTTCTTTCTCTGTTACAAATAAACCATGCGGAGCTCCTTCATAAACTTTCAGCGTAGAATTTTTTATTAATTCCGCAGCTTTTTTTCCGGAAGTTTCAAACGGAACCGTTTTATCATCGTCTCCATGAATAATCAGCGTAGGGACAGTGATAGCTGAACAATCTTTTCTGAAATCAGTTTCTGAAAACGCACGCATACATCCTAAAGTAGAGAGTTGTGTTGCTTGTAAAGTGAGTCCCTGTGCCCATTGCAGCAAATCATCACTTACCGGGTGACTAACAAGATTTACGCCAAAAAACTGTTTTCCAAAATTGCTTAAAAAAGCCGGACGATCCGTCTTGATAGTTTTTTCAAACTCATCAAACATCTCTTTGGGCGCTCCATCCGAATTATCATTGGTCTTTAACATAAAAGGAGTTACTGCCGAAACAAGGACAATTTTACTCACTTTCCCCGAACCGTGATTTGTTAAGTAACGCACAACTTCCCCGCCACCCATAGAAAAGCCGACAAGAGTAACATCACTTAAATTTAAATGATCGATTAAAGATTTAAGATCCGAAGCCAAAGTATTATAGTCGTAACCATCAAATGGTTTTTCTGACATTCCGAAACCTCTGCGGTCATAAGCAATACAACGAAAGTTTTTTGAAAGTTCGCCTAACTGGTATTCCCACATGCAACTGTTGGACGGCCACCCATGAATAAAAATAACGGGTTTTCCTTTACCAAGATCCTGGTAATATAATTCTACAGGAGTTTCTCCTTGTGTTTTAACATATGGCATAGTTTTAATTTTTATAATTCACTTAAGAACATAAAAATCTAATGCCATCCCATTATAAAAACAAAAAACCCCGACATTTCTGACGGGGCCTTTTATTCAAAATTTAGAATTTAAGATTTTTACAAAGCTTCTTCGCCAACTTCTTGTTTCGAAGCCATTAAACGTTCGTATTCTTCTTTGCTTCCTACTACTAGTTTTTCGTACTGACGTAAACCTGTACCTGCAGGAATTAAATGTCCAACAATTACGTTTTCTTTTAATCCTAATAAAGTATCTACTTTACCATTTACAGCAGCTTCGTTTAACACCTTCGTAGTTTCCTGGAAGGAAGCAGCAGAGATCCAGCTATTGGTTTGTAACGACGCACGTGTAATACCTTGAAGAATTGGATTTGCAGTTGCAGGAACCGCATCACGAGCTTCAATTAATTTTTTATCCTTACGACGTAACACAGAATTCTCATCACGTAACTTACGTGCAGTGATGATTTGACCGCGTTTCATTTCAGGACTATCACCTGGTTCGATAACAACCTTTTTACCAAAGATCTCGTCATTTTGAGTCATAAAGTCTCCTTTATTGATCAGTTGTTGTTCTAAGAACATAGTATCACCTGGATCAACAATTTCAACCTTACGCATCATTTGACGCACGATAGTTTCAAAGTGTTTATCATTCAGTTTTTGACCTTGTAAACGGTACACCTCCTGAATTTCATTCACCAAATATTCTTGTACAGCTGTTGGCCCTTTGATAGCTAATATGTCACCAGGACTCACAGCACCATCAGATAAAGCATCACCCGCTTTTACGAAGTCATTTTCCTGAACCAGGATATGTTTACTTAAGTTCACTAAATAACGACGTTGTTCGCCTGTTTTTGCTTCCACAACAACCTCACGGTTACCACGTTTAATTTTACCAAAAGTAACAATACCGTCAATTTCAGAAACCACGGCAGGGTTACTAGGATTACGAGCTTCAAATAACTCGGTTACACGAGGTAAACCACCGGTGATATCACCCGTTTTACCTGTAACACGAGGAATCTTAACTAAGATTTGTCCTGGTTCAATTTTCGCAGCTTCGTTCACAATAATGTGAGCGCTAACCGGAATGTTATATGATTTTAAAGATTCACCTTTTTTATCCACGATACGAATCAATGGACTCATTGTTTTATCTCTACTTTCAATAATTACTTTTTCACGGAAACCTGTTTGCTCATCGCTTTCTTCACGGAATGTAATGTTTTCTTTGATGTGCTCAAATTCAACACTTCCCCCGAATTCTGAAACGATAACAGCGTTATACGGATCCCAATCACAAATTAATTCTCCTTTTTTCACTTTAGCACCTGGCTTAACGTATAGGCTAGAACCATAAGGAACGTTACCAGTGGTTAAAGTGATACCAGTGTTAGCGTCAACAATACGCATTTCAGTAGAACGTCCGATAACGATGTTAGATTTAACTCCTTCAGCATTTAAACGCTCAACGGTACGTAATTCGTCAATTTCAAGAATACCATCATGTTTAGCAATTAATGCGCTTGATGCAGCAGTATTCGATGCAGTACCACCCACGTGGAAAGTACGTAACGTTAACTGTGTACCTGGCTCACCGATCGACTGTGCAGCAATTACACCTACAGCTTCTCCTAACTGAACTAAACGTCCGTTAGATAAGTTACGGCCATAACATTTTGCACAAACACCTGAACGTGATTCGCAGGTTAATACCGAACGAATATCTACGTTTTCAATTGGTGATTTATCAATAGCAATTGCAATGTCTTCAGTAATTACTTCTCCACCTGAGATGATCAAATCACCTGTAGTTGGATGGTAAATATCACTTACAGTGGTACGTCCTAAAATACGATCGTATAAAGCTTCAACAACATCATCATTATTTTTTAAAGCTGACATGCTTAATCCACGAAGGGTTCCGCAATCTGCTTCATTAATAATAACGTCTTGTGCCACGTCAACTAAACGACGGGTTAAGTAACCAGCATCCGCTGTTTTTAAAGCCGTATCCGCAAGTCCTTTACGGGCACCGTGAGTTGAAATAAAGTATTCTAAGATCGATAAACCTTCACGGAAGTTAGATAATACCGGATTCTCAATAATGGAAGTCGTAGTATCACCTGCTTTTTGAGGCTTAGCCATCAAACCGCGCATCCCGCTTAACTGTTTAATTTGTTCTTTAGATCCACGAGCACCTGAATCAAGCATCATAAACACCGGGTTGAAGCCCTGGCGATCTGTGCTTAAGTTATCAAGTACTTTTTTAGTCACCTTAGAGTTGGTATGCGTCCAGATGTCAATAACCTGGTTGTAACGCTCATTGTTGGTGATAAAGCCCATGTTGTAGTTATTAATAACTTCATCCACCTGACCTTGTGCTTCGTTAATGATGGTCATTTTTTCAACCGGCGTTTGAATATCGCCTAAGTTAAATGATAATCCACCTTTGAAAGCCGTACGGAAACCTAATTCTTTAATATCATCAAGGAACTTAGCGGTCTTAGCCATACCTGTTTTCTTAACGATCATCCCGATAATATCACGTAGTGATTTTTTCGTCAATAATTCGTTAATGTAACCTACTTCATGAGGCACAACCATGTTGAATAACACGCGTCCTGCAGTAGTATCAATTACCTTGGTAACTAATTTATCTCCTTCTAATGCGTTGGTGATTTTGATTTTAATTTGTGCATGTAAATCAACTGCTTTTTCATTCGTAGCAATTACAACTTCTTCTGCATTATAAAATACTTTTCCTTCGCCTTTTACAACATCGTTAGGTAAGTTACGTTTCGATTTAGTTAAGTAGTATAAACCGAGCACCATATCCTGAGATGGAACCGCTACCGGCGCACCATTCGATGGATTTAAGATGTTGTGTGACGCTAACATTAAGATCTGAGCTTCAAGGATAGCTGCATGTCCCAATGGAACGTGCACAGCCATTTGATCCCCGTCAAAATCGGCGTTAAACGCTGTACAAACCAATGGATGTAACTGAATAGCTTTTCCTTCAATTAATTTTGGTTGGAAAGCCTGGATACCTAATCTGTGCAATGTCGGGGCACGGTTTAACATAACCGGGTGACCTTTTAATGCGTTCTCTAGGATATCCCAAACAATTGGTTCTTTTTTATCTACAATTTTTTTAGCAGATTTAACCGTCTTAACAATACCACGTTCAATCATCTTACGGATGATAAATGGTTTGAATAATTCAGCTGCCATTTCTTTTGGCAATCCGCACTCGTGTAATTTTAATTCAGGCCCTACAACAATTACCGAACGAGCCGAATAATCCACACGTTTTCCTAATAAATTCTGACGGAAACGGCCTTGTTTACCTTTTAAGGAATCAGATAATGATTTTAAAGGACGGTTGCTGTCAGTTTTTACAGCATTAGATTTACGTGAGTTATCAAATAATGAATCTACTGATTCTTGTAACATACGTTTTTCGTTACGTAAGATTACATCAGGAGCTTTAATTTCAATTAAACGTTTTAAACGGTTGTTACGAATAATAACACGACGGTATAAGTCATTTAAATCGGAAGTAGCAAAACGGCCGCCATCCAATGGAACTAAAGGACGTAACTCTGGTGGAATTACCGGTACAACTTTAACGATCATCCATTCAGGACGGTTAACTACGTTTTGATTAGCCTGGCGGAAAGCCTCGATAACCTGTAAACGTTTTAACGCTTCGTTTTTACGTTGTTGAGATGTTTCAGTGTTTGCTTTGTGACGAAGATCATAAGATAATTCATCCAAGTTCAAACGCGATAACAAATCTGCAATAGATTCAGCGCCCATTTTAGCGATAAATTTATTAGGATCTGTATCGTCTAATAAAGCATTTTCTTTTGGTAAGGTATCAACAACATTTAAATATTCTTCTTCAGTTAAGAAGTCGAGGTAGCTGATGCCATTTTCCATGGCAGCTCCTGCATTAATTACTACGTAACGTTCGTAGTAAATGATCATGTCTAATTTTTTGGTAGGTAGTCCTAACAAGTAACCAATTTTATTTGGTAACGAACGGAAATACCAGATGTGAGCAACAGGCACAACTAAGTTGATGTGACCCATACGTTCACGACGTACTTTTTTCTCAGTAACTTCAACACCACAACGGTCGCAAACAATCCCTTTGTAACGGATACGTTTGTACTTACCGCAATGGCACTCATAATCCTTCACCGGGCCAAAAATACGTTCGCAAAACAACCCGTCTCTTTCGGGCTTGTATGTCCTGTAATTAATGGTTTCAGGTTTAAGAACCTCACCGCTTGAGCGACGCAGAATAGTTTCAGGAGAAGCTAAACTGATGGTGATTTTCGAAAAATTTGATTTTTGTTTGTTATCTCTTCTTAACGCCATGTTTTATTTTATGGTTTTCGTTTATGAATTTAATGACTTGCTCTTTTTTGTCATGTCGAGCCTAGTCGAGACATGTGCCCTTCAAACCCTCCCCGTTAAGGGGAGGGTTGAGTGGGGGCTATTAATCCATTGTAATATCTAACGCCAGACCTCTTAATTCGTGCAACAATACGTTGAACGACTCAGGAATACCCGGAGTAGGGATGTTCTCACCTTTTACAATTGCTTCATAAGCTTTTGCACGGCCGGTAACATCATCAGATTTTACTGTCAATAATTCTTGTAACACATTTGCTGCACCGTATGCTTCGAGTGCCCAAACTTCCATCTCACCAAAACGCTGACCACCAAATTGAGCTTTACCACCCAAAGGTTGTTGTGTGATAAGTGAATATGGTCCGATTGAACGGGCGTGCATCTTATCATCCACCATGTGACCTAATTTCAGCATGTAAATGATACCTACCGTTGCAGGTTGGTCAAAGCGTTCTCCAGTTCCACCGTCGTATAAATACGTACGACCGAATTGAGGTAAGCCTGCTTTTTGCGTGTACTCATCAATTTGTTCTACAGTTGCTCCGTCAAAAATTGGTGTAGAGAATTTTAATTTTAATTTCTCTCCGGCCCATGCTAACACTGTTTCGTAGATCTGTCCAAGGTTCATACGCGAAGGTACACCTAATGGATTTAATACGATGTCAACTGGTGTTCCGTCTTCCAAGAATGGCATGTCTTCTTCTTTCACGATACGGGCTACAATACCCTTGTTACCGTGACGACCAGCCATCTTATCACCCACTTTTAATTTACGTTTTTGAGCAATATAAACTTTTGCTAATTGAACAATTCCATTTGGTAACTCGTCACCAACAGTGATTTGGAATTTCTCACGTTTGTATCTTCCTAAATAATCGTTGAATTGGATTAAGAAGTTATGCAATAAACGTTCGATTTGTTCATTTTTTTCTTTATCAGTAGTCCAGTTGCTTGGATTTACTTCGCTGTAATCTATACGCTCTAATAATTTTTGAGTGAATTTAGTACCGCGTGGTACAACTTCTTCTCCTAAAATATTAGTAACACCTTGTGAAGTACGACCGTTAACCAGTACAAATAATTTGTCAACTAATTTTAATTTTAAGTTGTAATTATTTTTTTCGTGATCTGTATCTAACTTCTCAACTAAAGGTTTCTCTTCAGCTTTTGCTTT is a genomic window of Sphingobacteriaceae bacterium containing:
- the rpoC gene encoding DNA-directed RNA polymerase subunit beta' encodes the protein MALRRDNKQKSNFSKITISLASPETILRRSSGEVLKPETINYRTYKPERDGLFCERIFGPVKDYECHCGKYKRIRYKGIVCDRCGVEVTEKKVRRERMGHINLVVPVAHIWYFRSLPNKIGYLLGLPTKKLDMIIYYERYVVINAGAAMENGISYLDFLTEEEYLNVVDTLPKENALLDDTDPNKFIAKMGAESIADLLSRLNLDELSYDLRHKANTETSQQRKNEALKRLQVIEAFRQANQNVVNRPEWMIVKVVPVIPPELRPLVPLDGGRFATSDLNDLYRRVIIRNNRLKRLIEIKAPDVILRNEKRMLQESVDSLFDNSRKSNAVKTDSNRPLKSLSDSLKGKQGRFRQNLLGKRVDYSARSVIVVGPELKLHECGLPKEMAAELFKPFIIRKMIERGIVKTVKSAKKIVDKKEPIVWDILENALKGHPVMLNRAPTLHRLGIQAFQPKLIEGKAIQLHPLVCTAFNADFDGDQMAVHVPLGHAAILEAQILMLASHNILNPSNGAPVAVPSQDMVLGLYYLTKSKRNLPNDVVKGEGKVFYNAEEVVIATNEKAVDLHAQIKIKITNALEGDKLVTKVIDTTAGRVLFNMVVPHEVGYINELLTKKSLRDIIGMIVKKTGMAKTAKFLDDIKELGFRTAFKGGLSFNLGDIQTPVEKMTIINEAQGQVDEVINNYNMGFITNNERYNQVIDIWTHTNSKVTKKVLDNLSTDRQGFNPVFMMLDSGARGSKEQIKQLSGMRGLMAKPQKAGDTTTSIIENPVLSNFREGLSILEYFISTHGARKGLADTALKTADAGYLTRRLVDVAQDVIINEADCGTLRGLSMSALKNNDDVVEALYDRILGRTTVSDIYHPTTGDLIISGGEVITEDIAIAIDKSPIENVDIRSVLTCESRSGVCAKCYGRNLSNGRLVQLGEAVGVIAAQSIGEPGTQLTLRTFHVGGTASNTAASSALIAKHDGILEIDELRTVERLNAEGVKSNIVIGRSTEMRIVDANTGITLTTGNVPYGSSLYVKPGAKVKKGELICDWDPYNAVIVSEFGGSVEFEHIKENITFREESDEQTGFREKVIIESRDKTMSPLIRIVDKKGESLKSYNIPVSAHIIVNEAAKIEPGQILVKIPRVTGKTGDITGGLPRVTELFEARNPSNPAVVSEIDGIVTFGKIKRGNREVVVEAKTGEQRRYLVNLSKHILVQENDFVKAGDALSDGAVSPGDILAIKGPTAVQEYLVNEIQEVYRLQGQKLNDKHFETIVRQMMRKVEIVDPGDTMFLEQQLINKGDFMTQNDEIFGKKVVIEPGDSPEMKRGQIITARKLRDENSVLRRKDKKLIEARDAVPATANPILQGITRASLQTNSWISAASFQETTKVLNEAAVNGKVDTLLGLKENVIVGHLIPAGTGLRQYEKLVVGSKEEYERLMASKQEVGEEAL
- a CDS encoding 2-hydroxyhepta-2,4-diene-1,7-dioate isomerase; the protein is MKIICIGRNYAEHAKELKNELPTEPVFFMKPDTALLKEEDFYLPDFTNDLHHEIELVIKISKAGKHIEEQFAHKYYNEIGIGIDFTARDLQTKAKEKGLPWEKAKAFDNSAPIGKFIDKGKLNLENINFELKVNGQSKQIGHSKDLIFSFDKVISYVSKFITLKVGDLIYTGTPEGVGQVKIGDKLEGFLEGESFLKLQVK
- a CDS encoding alpha/beta hydrolase — protein: MPYVKTQGETPVELYYQDLGKGKPVIFIHGWPSNSCMWEYQLGELSKNFRCIAYDRRGFGMSEKPFDGYDYNTLASDLKSLIDHLNLSDVTLVGFSMGGGEVVRYLTNHGSGKVSKIVLVSAVTPFMLKTNDNSDGAPKEMFDEFEKTIKTDRPAFLSNFGKQFFGVNLVSHPVSDDLLQWAQGLTLQATQLSTLGCMRAFSETDFRKDCSAITVPTLIIHGDDDKTVPFETSGKKAAELIKNSTLKVYEGAPHGLFVTEKERLNQDLFSFISGAGTSVSDDKPTAMNGSHS